The window AGTAGTGTTAACACGTTTACCTGTGGCAGTCACATACACCTAGGTGAAGGTACACAAACACAGAGCGAAGGTGGGGTAAGAGCTGTGCATGATGGGAAATGTAGTTTGCCATGTTGTCCCCAAACACATTGTGTCCGGTTAAAAAGCGGTGGCCGGCAGGACTACAGGTCCCATGGAGCAGCCAGAAGAGTGGAAGGGGGTAAGAGAAAACCGCCCTTCTTTCTCCCCCCTGAGAAGCTATTGTGCTCTGCAGGGTTACCCTGGCACAGATGGTAGGAAGAGGGGTCGCAGCAGACAGTTCTTCTGGCAAGTGAGGAAAgttgaaatgttttcatttctgccttctgatttgtttttttaaataaaggaaacaaaGTAGAGCACGCAAGAGAAGGCTGCTCCCGAAGGAAGCGCGCGGCTGGAGGGAGGCACTGACCCACGCTGCTGTTGGCGGtgttgggaggggagaggaaaatgGAACTAAATGAAGTCGTTTGAATGGGAGACGGAAGGATTTAATCCACCCCGCGAGCTATGAACCTTGCAAACGCGCCAGGGGTCCGTctccccctgcctgggacaaTCAAGGAGTGTGTCAGCTTAACAGAACTGACGGTGCCgaggcaacaacaacaacagaaatcGATCACACTTGGCTCCCCCTTTTTCTGTAGGCTATTCTCCCCGTTTAGACCCCCCCCCAGACCTGCAGGcagaaccctcccacccccccagagttAGTCCAACGGCCTCTGCGAGCTTCGgcgtctcttcccaccccccaccctccctccagcacaagCAGCTCCTCCAGGGGCAGAGAAGTGCAGCTCTCCAAACTCTTCCCCGGCACACACGGCTTCCTCCGGGCAGCAGCCCTCGCCTCACGTGGCATGCTCCCGGGCTGGAGTCGCCCCCGCACTCAATACAAAATAAAGCCCGAGCGGACACACGGAATAGTTAAATAGGTGCTTTTCATCTCTGCAAAAATAAAGTCCCAAGATCTGCGATTTTTATTGTACAGTTTATAAAACATGAGCtcggcttcccctcccccgcccgcccctCTTTGTTTCAGGGGCCCCTCCGGAGTCCGTGTCCCTGGGATCgctcccccccgtccctccccgcCCCTAGAACGCCACGATGGCTCGAGTCCAGGCGCCCAGGCTGGCCAGCGCCTGCTTGCCGCACAACTGCCCGTTGAGGGGCTGTTCACAGTCCGCCTGCTGCCGGCTCACCAGCCCCGTGAAGCCGGAGCCGAAGATGGAGATCAAGTTGGAGATGTTGGAAGAGTCCGGGGGCTGCTCGGGGCTGAAGTCCTCGAAGCGGGCTCGCTTGCTgcaaggggagaagggggaaccgccccccaccaccacccctcccgGGTCCCCGTCCTCCTCGTCCTCCTGCCCCGGGTAGTACTTGCGCTTGGTGCCCGGGGTAGGCGGCGGGGCGCCGAGTCCCGCggcgccctggcagcagcaggggcacTGCGAGCAGCAGTCCTGGTGCAGGTAGCCGTTCTCCACCGTGGTCACCACATGGGTGTCCAGGTCCAGCACCGTGGTGCGGCTGCTACAATGCGCCGAGGCGCCGCCGCTCGCTGCGCTCATGGCCGAGCCTGGAGGCGCCGGGCTGCCGAAGTCACAGCTCGCCGGCACCGGGTAGAGCAGCCCCGAAGAagcgctgctgccgccgccgccgccccggTAGAAGCCGGGGGAAGAGTCTCTGCGAAGCGCCGAAGGGGCCGccggctgcggctgctggggcgggctgggctgcagctccAGCGGCTCGTCCTCCTGGGGCGCACCGGGCAGGAGCGCAGCGCACACGGGCACCTCCAGCAGGTCGCCGCCGCCTCTTCCCAGGGCTGCCCcagccgcgccgcccagcccGCAGCTCCGCGGCTGCTGCATGCCCGGCTCTGGGTCCTCGGCCGCCAGCTGGAGCGGGCTGAATTCCGGGGGGATCTCTCCGGCGGGCGCGCAGCCCGGGGGCGCCCCGAGCAGGATGCCGCCCTCCTGGTagtgctgctggcggcggcagAGCTCGGCGTAGCGCTCGCTCAGGTAGAGCTGCCGGGCGTTGCGGAGCACATAGGAGACCAGCAGGTTCTTGTGGAGCTTGATGCCCCCGCGCTGGGTGCGGGAGTTGTGGATCTTGCGCAGGGAGAGGCTGATCAGGCTCTGGGCGTCCAGGGCGCACTCCATCCTCCTCCGGCCCCCCAGCATCTGCTCGCTCCGCGCTGGCAGCCAGACACCCCGGGCCGCATCCACCCGGgccgggaaagggctgggggctgctgttggtggtggtggtggggtcggTTTCTCTCTCTCAGGGGGTCGCCAGCGCTCCGAGGGGAGCCACCATCACCGGTGCGCCCTGCGCCCCCGTGCCGCCACCCCCCTCGCCACCCGCCCGCACCTTGAGCGCAAAGCAATGAGCGCTCGCCTACCCAGCCCCCGCTATTTATATGtcctccccagccccgccctgggcTCCGGCAGCCTAtcgccgggcccgg is drawn from Chrysemys picta bellii isolate R12L10 chromosome 18, ASM1138683v2, whole genome shotgun sequence and contains these coding sequences:
- the IER5L gene encoding immediate early response gene 5-like protein, whose amino-acid sequence is MLGGRRRMECALDAQSLISLSLRKIHNSRTQRGGIKLHKNLLVSYVLRNARQLYLSERYAELCRRQQHYQEGGILLGAPPGCAPAGEIPPEFSPLQLAAEDPEPGMQQPRSCGLGGAAGAALGRGGGDLLEVPVCAALLPGAPQEDEPLELQPSPPQQPQPAAPSALRRDSSPGFYRGGGGGSSASSGLLYPVPASCDFGSPAPPGSAMSAASGGASAHCSSRTTVLDLDTHVVTTVENGYLHQDCCSQCPCCCQGAAGLGAPPPTPGTKRKYYPGQEDEEDGDPGGVVVGGGSPFSPCSKRARFEDFSPEQPPDSSNISNLISIFGSGFTGLVSRQQADCEQPLNGQLCGKQALASLGAWTRAIVAF